A single region of the Halobacterium wangiae genome encodes:
- a CDS encoding tripartite tricarboxylate transporter permease — protein MDVAGVRVFVGPGATAAAVAAVSTGILLGTCSGLVPGLHVNTLALLLAAAAPAVPGPPHLVGAALLAAGVTHSFLDVVPTLALGVPDPAMAVSALPGHKLVMGGRGREALRISALGSGVAVAFVLGVPVTWVANRVAPLVYAHLTVVVGALLVFLLARETSWRARGGGVLAVVASGALGVVALPMDPSGVVPTGDVLAPLFAGLFGAPVLLAAYRGAGVPEQDDPVVADSPRDVVEPGVAGSLAGAAVAYVPGVSGAIAAIFALEATRTDGDRAFVAALSGVNTANTVFALYALFALGDPHTGVLVAFERAELPRTLPLLLASVALAAVVGAVLVPVVGDRYFRLVRAVDHRRLTVAVCVLLVVLSWLFAGAVGVALLVAATLVGLIPPRFGARRVHLMAVLLVPIAL, from the coding sequence ATGGACGTTGCCGGGGTGCGCGTGTTCGTCGGGCCGGGAGCGACAGCGGCGGCGGTGGCGGCCGTCTCGACGGGCATCCTGCTCGGGACGTGCTCCGGCCTCGTTCCGGGGTTGCACGTCAACACACTGGCGCTCCTTCTGGCCGCCGCGGCACCCGCAGTGCCGGGACCGCCCCACCTCGTCGGTGCGGCGTTGCTCGCCGCGGGGGTGACCCACTCGTTCCTCGACGTCGTGCCGACGCTCGCTCTCGGCGTCCCGGACCCGGCGATGGCCGTCAGTGCGCTCCCCGGACACAAACTCGTGATGGGTGGACGGGGGCGGGAGGCGCTGCGCATCTCCGCACTCGGGAGTGGCGTCGCCGTCGCCTTCGTGCTCGGCGTCCCGGTGACGTGGGTCGCCAACCGCGTCGCACCGCTCGTCTACGCCCACCTGACCGTGGTGGTCGGGGCGCTGCTCGTGTTCCTGCTCGCCCGCGAGACGTCGTGGCGGGCACGCGGCGGCGGCGTCCTGGCCGTCGTCGCCAGTGGTGCCCTCGGCGTCGTCGCGCTCCCGATGGACCCGTCGGGCGTCGTGCCGACCGGCGACGTGCTGGCGCCGCTGTTCGCGGGCCTGTTCGGCGCGCCAGTGTTGCTCGCGGCCTACCGCGGTGCTGGCGTCCCCGAGCAGGACGACCCCGTGGTCGCCGACAGTCCGCGCGACGTCGTCGAACCCGGGGTGGCGGGCAGTCTCGCGGGCGCCGCCGTCGCGTACGTCCCCGGCGTCTCCGGCGCCATCGCCGCCATCTTCGCGCTGGAGGCCACCCGAACGGACGGCGACAGGGCGTTCGTCGCGGCGCTCTCGGGGGTGAACACGGCAAACACCGTGTTCGCGCTGTACGCGCTGTTCGCCCTCGGCGACCCGCACACGGGGGTGCTGGTCGCGTTCGAGCGGGCGGAACTCCCGCGGACGCTCCCGCTGTTGCTCGCGAGCGTCGCGCTGGCGGCCGTCGTCGGCGCCGTCCTCGTCCCCGTAGTCGGGGACCGCTACTTCCGCCTGGTTCGCGCCGTCGACCACCGGCGACTCACGGTCGCCGTCTGCGTCCTCCTGGTGGTCCTGTCGTGGCTGTTCGCGGGGGCAGTGGGTGTCGCGTTGCTGGTGGCGGCGACGCTGGTCGGGTTGATTCCACCGCGGTTCGGCGCGCGCCGCGTCCACCTGATGGCCGTCCTCCTCGTGCCCATCGCGCTCTGA
- a CDS encoding acyltransferase, protein MTDAAFGPEADVHPDATLGERDEGEPTIGESPTIRRGTVVYADVEIGDRFTTGHDVLVREDTTIGDDVLVGTKAVIDGACTIGDGTRLQTGVYLPANTTVGDRVFFGPHAVLTNDPYPLRTATELVGPTIEDDASIGANATILPGVTVGEGAFVAANAVVTEDVPPETLAVGAPAVHEPLPEELEGGNASR, encoded by the coding sequence ATGACTGACGCCGCGTTCGGTCCCGAGGCCGACGTCCACCCGGACGCGACGCTCGGCGAGCGCGACGAGGGAGAGCCGACCATCGGCGAGAGCCCGACCATCCGTCGCGGCACCGTCGTCTACGCGGACGTCGAGATCGGCGACCGGTTCACGACCGGCCACGACGTCCTCGTACGCGAGGACACCACGATCGGCGACGACGTCCTCGTCGGCACGAAGGCCGTCATCGACGGCGCCTGCACCATCGGCGACGGCACGCGGCTCCAGACTGGTGTCTACCTCCCCGCGAACACGACCGTCGGCGACCGGGTGTTCTTCGGTCCCCACGCCGTACTCACGAACGACCCGTACCCGCTGCGAACGGCGACGGAGCTCGTGGGACCGACCATCGAGGACGACGCCTCCATCGGCGCGAACGCGACAATCCTCCCTGGCGTCACCGTCGGAGAGGGCGCGTTCGTCGCCGCGAACGCCGTCGTCACCGAGGACGTCCCGCCGGAGACGCTAGCGGTCGGTGCGCCGGCCGTCCACGAACCGCTCCCGGAGGAGCTCGAAGGGGGGAACGCGAGCCGATGA
- a CDS encoding DegT/DnrJ/EryC1/StrS family aminotransferase, which produces MIPIAAPDVGAAERERVVEVLEDGQLADGPVVREFEAEFADFCGAERAVATTNGTTALHATLEALGVGPGDTVVTTPFSFIASANAVRLAGAEPVFADVEPETLTLDPDAVKDAVCRRDDVAAILAVHLYGMPAEMRELRDIADDHGLALVEDAAQAHGAEYRGEPVGTLGDAACFSFYPTKNMTSGEGGMVTTNHAALADRVRRFCDHGRTSGYDHADVGHNFRMTSLCGAIGRAQLRKLSEYNVARRGNAAYLSDRLADTSVETPTEPRDRRSVYHQYTVRSDDRDGLKAHLADAGVQTGVYYPTPIHQQEAYADVRADLPVAERAAERVLSLPVHPALSVEDLDDIAAAVESFDAQPAPTDVAETGVMDS; this is translated from the coding sequence ATGATCCCGATCGCCGCCCCCGACGTCGGCGCCGCCGAGCGCGAGCGCGTCGTCGAGGTGCTCGAGGACGGACAGCTCGCCGACGGCCCGGTAGTCCGGGAGTTCGAGGCCGAGTTCGCCGACTTCTGTGGCGCCGAGCGTGCCGTCGCCACGACGAACGGCACCACCGCGCTCCACGCGACGCTGGAGGCGCTGGGCGTCGGCCCCGGGGACACGGTCGTGACGACGCCGTTCTCGTTCATCGCGAGCGCCAACGCCGTCCGACTCGCGGGCGCCGAACCGGTGTTCGCCGACGTCGAACCCGAGACACTCACCCTCGACCCCGATGCCGTCAAGGACGCCGTCTGCCGCCGTGACGACGTCGCCGCGATTCTCGCGGTCCATCTCTACGGCATGCCCGCGGAGATGCGAGAGCTCCGGGACATCGCCGACGACCACGGCCTCGCGCTCGTTGAGGACGCCGCGCAGGCCCACGGCGCGGAGTACCGCGGCGAACCCGTCGGCACGCTCGGCGACGCTGCGTGCTTCTCCTTCTACCCGACGAAGAACATGACCTCCGGCGAGGGTGGGATGGTGACGACGAACCACGCGGCGCTCGCCGACCGCGTCCGCCGCTTCTGCGACCACGGCCGCACGTCGGGGTACGACCACGCCGACGTCGGCCACAACTTCCGGATGACGAGTCTCTGTGGCGCCATCGGGCGGGCACAGCTCCGGAAGCTCTCGGAGTACAACGTCGCGCGCCGCGGCAACGCTGCCTACCTCAGCGACCGCCTGGCCGACACGAGCGTCGAGACGCCCACCGAACCCCGCGACCGGCGTTCGGTCTACCACCAGTACACCGTCCGCTCCGACGACCGCGACGGATTGAAGGCCCACCTCGCCGACGCGGGGGTCCAGACAGGCGTCTACTACCCGACCCCGATCCACCAGCAGGAGGCGTACGCCGACGTGCGAGCCGACCTGCCGGTCGCGGAACGGGCCGCCGAGCGCGTCCTCTCCCTCCCGGTCCACCCCGCGCTGTCCGTCGAGGACCTGGACGACATCGCCGCCGCCGTCGAATCGTTCGACGCACAACCCGCACCGACCGACGTCGCCGAAACCGGCGTGATGGACTCGTGA
- a CDS encoding Gfo/Idh/MocA family protein, with translation MSGTQLRAGVIGVGSMGRNHARVYQELSDTQLVGVADADRAAAIRVATEYGTSALDTGVLLDRVDVVSIAVPTPVHATLVQQCIDAGVHALVEKPFVDDPTRGRELAAAARSAGVTLQIGHIERFNPAVRTLANIVPNLDVMAVTAERLGPPLDREMESNVVFDLMIHDIDIIRSILGDDPVSVTASGTAAGDYATATCSFDDGAVASLTASRVTQQKVRRLAVTARECRVTVDYTDQSVEIHRSSTPEYVAADGDIRHRTESVVERPLVENGEPLKHELSAFAEAVREGTEPVVTAEDGVRAVELATRIDDLIATRSATEVPQ, from the coding sequence GTGAGTGGCACGCAACTCCGCGCGGGCGTCATCGGCGTCGGTAGCATGGGTCGGAACCACGCGCGGGTGTACCAGGAGCTCTCGGACACCCAGCTGGTCGGCGTCGCCGACGCGGACCGGGCGGCCGCCATCAGAGTCGCCACCGAGTACGGCACGTCGGCACTCGACACCGGCGTGCTCCTCGACCGCGTGGACGTCGTCTCCATCGCGGTGCCGACGCCGGTGCACGCGACGCTGGTCCAGCAGTGCATCGACGCCGGCGTCCACGCGCTCGTCGAGAAGCCGTTCGTCGACGACCCGACACGCGGTCGGGAGCTGGCGGCGGCCGCGCGGTCCGCCGGGGTCACGCTCCAGATCGGGCACATCGAGCGGTTCAACCCGGCGGTCCGCACGCTCGCGAACATCGTCCCGAACCTCGACGTGATGGCGGTGACCGCCGAACGACTCGGCCCGCCGCTCGACCGCGAGATGGAGTCGAACGTCGTCTTCGACCTGATGATCCACGACATCGACATCATCCGGTCGATACTGGGCGACGACCCGGTGTCCGTCACGGCGTCGGGCACCGCGGCCGGCGACTACGCCACCGCGACCTGCTCGTTCGACGACGGCGCGGTGGCGTCGCTGACCGCCAGCCGCGTCACCCAGCAGAAGGTCCGGCGGCTCGCCGTCACGGCCCGCGAGTGCCGCGTCACCGTCGACTACACCGACCAGTCCGTCGAGATCCACCGGAGTTCGACGCCGGAGTACGTCGCCGCCGACGGCGACATCCGTCACCGCACGGAGAGCGTCGTCGAGCGCCCGCTGGTCGAGAACGGCGAACCCCTGAAACACGAACTGTCGGCGTTCGCCGAGGCCGTCAGGGAGGGGACAGAACCAGTGGTGACCGCCGAGGACGGCGTCCGCGCGGTCGAACTGGCGACCCGGATCGACGACCTGATCGCCACCCGCAGCGCCACGGAGGTGCCACAGTGA
- a CDS encoding 50S ribosomal protein L1 — protein MADNDIQEAVARALDEAPERNFRETVDLAINLRDLDLNDPSNRVDEGVVLPSGTGQETKIVVFAEGETAVRAEEVADEVLDGDDLADLADDTDAAKDLADDTEFFVAEASMMQDIAGALGQVLGPRGKMPTPLQPDDDVVETVNRMKNTVQLRSRDRRTFHTRVGAEDMSAEDIASNIDVILRRLHADLEKGPLNIDGVYVKTTMGPAVEVA, from the coding sequence ATGGCAGACAACGATATCCAAGAGGCGGTAGCTCGCGCACTCGACGAGGCCCCAGAGCGGAACTTCCGTGAGACGGTGGACCTCGCGATCAACCTGCGCGACCTCGACCTCAACGACCCGTCGAATCGAGTCGACGAGGGCGTCGTGCTGCCGTCGGGTACCGGTCAGGAGACGAAGATCGTGGTCTTCGCAGAGGGCGAGACCGCGGTTCGCGCCGAGGAGGTCGCAGACGAGGTTCTCGACGGAGACGACCTCGCGGACCTCGCAGACGACACCGACGCCGCGAAGGACCTCGCTGACGACACCGAGTTCTTCGTGGCGGAAGCATCCATGATGCAGGACATCGCGGGTGCACTCGGTCAAGTTCTCGGCCCGCGCGGCAAGATGCCGACGCCGCTCCAGCCCGACGACGACGTCGTCGAGACAGTAAATCGAATGAAGAACACCGTGCAGCTTCGCAGCCGCGACCGTCGCACGTTCCACACGCGCGTCGGTGCGGAGGACATGTCCGCCGAGGACATCGCGAGCAACATCGACGTGATCCTGCGTCGCCTGCACGCGGACCTCGAGAAGGGGCCCCTCAACATCGACGGCGTCTACGTCAAGACGACGATGGGGCCCGCCGTGGAGGTGGCCTGA
- a CDS encoding HalOD1 output domain-containing protein, whose product MPSDKNVSRDTTSSEPDTGIFRSDWTSYGNPSTAVAEAVAEATGKQQTDLDPLQHSVDADALDALLANSDSPRLELSFTYEGVDVRITGAGVIEIWT is encoded by the coding sequence ATGCCATCTGATAAGAACGTATCCCGAGATACGACGAGTTCAGAACCTGACACGGGCATCTTCCGGTCGGACTGGACCTCTTACGGGAACCCGAGCACGGCGGTTGCGGAGGCAGTTGCGGAAGCGACCGGGAAACAGCAGACGGACCTCGACCCACTGCAGCACAGCGTCGACGCGGACGCACTGGACGCCCTGCTGGCCAACTCCGACTCCCCGCGCCTCGAACTCTCGTTCACGTACGAGGGAGTCGACGTCCGCATCACCGGCGCGGGAGTCATCGAGATCTGGACGTAG
- a CDS encoding Hsp20/alpha crystallin family protein has product MPANSPFEDIERIVDEMQRRLDETSVGGQSVGNQPSLDVVEYDEEFVVTVDLPGFEAEDVSVELVGRTLAVEAEQTHDETVEEDDGRFIRQERSRSTSTQQVEFPARVHEAGAIASMHNGVLTVTVPKTDPDQGGTRVEIE; this is encoded by the coding sequence ATGCCCGCAAACAGCCCCTTCGAGGACATCGAACGCATCGTTGACGAGATGCAGCGACGACTCGACGAGACGTCCGTCGGCGGACAGTCGGTCGGGAACCAGCCGAGCCTCGACGTGGTCGAGTACGACGAAGAGTTCGTCGTCACCGTGGACCTCCCGGGGTTCGAGGCCGAGGACGTGAGCGTGGAACTCGTCGGCCGGACGCTCGCCGTGGAGGCCGAGCAGACCCACGACGAGACGGTCGAGGAGGACGACGGTCGGTTCATCCGCCAGGAGCGCTCCCGGAGCACGTCGACCCAGCAGGTGGAGTTTCCCGCGCGCGTGCACGAAGCCGGGGCGATCGCGTCGATGCACAACGGCGTGCTCACCGTCACGGTGCCGAAGACCGACCCGGACCAGGGCGGCACCCGCGTCGAGATCGAGTGA
- a CDS encoding DUF7563 family protein, with translation MPKCRNCGSHVTVQFARVFGDNQDSVHNCMDCVPNAELDDGAASNSQSRSESPLAWSE, from the coding sequence ATGCCAAAGTGTAGAAACTGCGGGAGTCACGTGACAGTCCAGTTCGCTCGAGTGTTCGGTGACAACCAGGACTCGGTCCACAACTGTATGGACTGCGTGCCGAACGCGGAGCTCGACGACGGCGCCGCGTCGAACTCACAGAGCCGGTCCGAGTCGCCGCTTGCGTGGAGCGAGTGA
- a CDS encoding right-handed parallel beta-helix repeat-containing protein: protein MAKRHNDDETQKETSTDASNEKPPSTSRRTFIKTVGAAAAIGGSATLLGNAKAAGDVEQYLDQSGNVTIPAGEYSWSGSGVDVGSGDSLVGEGNPGDVVWNLESGTMDGSVRGTLENIVVRGDNPQSKAGLNLYPGSVVDGFVWPEGGGQGEDRAFYHPDGGSERTTVRNSAIAWMANNGAYTDKAPATYENVAAVNNNIANIRVGHRESAGTSNPMDHTTYIRNCLVAVTQKTRSDYEAGSYARGIRMRYPGNFVIENCYVVYLDVEGTADLVEIHDEAPGANVEIRNCHFHNDSDGWVVRDKTGGDCNVTIEDCTFSGSGNRGIQPDYSGNGLTDKEVTVPLPSEITGYAVADEIEGVGSDVGPFGSGSGGSTQEPTDDNTTTEYEHTLVLHGDPENPVSSDAVPGDFDLDVVVSGEAALGEDAESNDGITAQSDGTTKIDVNNLGPDELDSFRFNGRVVDYALDDGYDYTVALNGVTTTFEELVAEGATIYDESTGKTTDDSTDDTTTDDSTDTGGSTGGSTDDTLPHRVSVFARDKTAASTYTFTVSGDVTRDATATVVTSDGNEWDELEDIANDGQVVGIVGSGVDSYRFSGEVENVTVNGDAEVAIYRDV, encoded by the coding sequence ATGGCGAAACGCCACAACGACGACGAGACACAGAAGGAGACCTCTACCGACGCGAGCAACGAGAAACCTCCCTCTACGAGCCGACGGACGTTCATCAAGACAGTCGGTGCTGCCGCCGCAATCGGCGGTAGCGCGACCTTACTCGGCAACGCGAAGGCTGCCGGGGACGTCGAGCAGTACCTCGACCAGAGCGGTAACGTCACCATCCCCGCCGGCGAGTACTCCTGGAGCGGCTCGGGCGTGGACGTCGGCTCCGGCGACTCGCTCGTCGGCGAGGGCAACCCCGGCGACGTCGTCTGGAACCTCGAATCGGGTACCATGGACGGCTCCGTCCGCGGCACCCTCGAGAACATCGTGGTCCGCGGCGACAACCCGCAGTCGAAGGCGGGCCTCAACCTCTACCCCGGTAGCGTCGTCGACGGCTTCGTCTGGCCGGAGGGCGGTGGCCAGGGCGAGGACCGCGCGTTCTACCACCCCGACGGTGGCAGCGAGCGGACGACCGTCCGGAACTCCGCGATCGCGTGGATGGCGAACAACGGTGCGTACACCGACAAGGCACCGGCGACCTACGAGAACGTCGCCGCCGTCAACAACAACATCGCCAACATCCGTGTCGGTCACAGAGAGAGCGCCGGGACGTCGAACCCGATGGACCACACGACGTACATCCGGAACTGCCTGGTCGCCGTGACCCAGAAGACGCGCAGCGACTACGAAGCTGGCTCGTACGCCCGCGGCATCCGGATGCGCTACCCGGGTAACTTCGTCATCGAGAACTGCTACGTCGTCTACCTCGACGTCGAGGGCACGGCGGACCTGGTCGAGATCCACGACGAGGCGCCCGGCGCCAACGTCGAAATCCGGAACTGCCACTTCCACAACGACAGCGACGGCTGGGTCGTCCGCGACAAGACCGGCGGCGACTGCAACGTCACCATCGAGGACTGCACGTTCTCCGGTTCGGGCAACCGCGGCATCCAGCCGGACTACTCCGGCAACGGACTCACCGACAAGGAGGTCACCGTGCCCCTGCCGTCGGAGATCACCGGCTACGCGGTCGCCGACGAGATCGAGGGTGTCGGCTCCGACGTCGGCCCTTTCGGGAGCGGTAGTGGCGGTAGCACCCAGGAACCGACCGACGACAACACCACGACCGAGTACGAGCACACACTGGTGCTCCACGGCGACCCCGAGAACCCCGTCTCCAGCGACGCGGTCCCCGGCGACTTCGACCTCGACGTCGTCGTGAGTGGTGAAGCCGCGCTCGGCGAGGACGCGGAGTCCAACGACGGCATCACGGCGCAGTCCGACGGGACCACGAAGATCGACGTCAACAACCTCGGGCCGGACGAGCTCGACTCCTTCCGGTTCAACGGCCGGGTCGTCGACTACGCGCTCGACGACGGCTACGACTACACCGTCGCGCTCAACGGCGTCACGACGACGTTCGAGGAACTCGTCGCCGAAGGGGCGACCATCTACGACGAGTCGACGGGGAAGACGACCGACGACTCGACAGACGACACGACCACCGACGACAGCACGGACACCGGCGGCAGTACGGGTGGCAGCACAGACGACACCCTCCCGCACCGCGTCTCCGTGTTCGCCCGCGACAAGACGGCTGCGTCGACGTACACGTTCACGGTCTCCGGGGACGTCACCCGGGACGCGACCGCGACCGTCGTCACCAGCGACGGTAACGAGTGGGACGAACTGGAGGACATCGCCAACGACGGTCAGGTCGTCGGCATCGTCGGCAGCGGCGTCGACTCCTACCGCTTCAGCGGCGAAGTCGAGAACGTGACTGTGAACGGCGACGCCGAGGTCGCCATCTACCGGGACGTCTGA
- a CDS encoding dodecin family protein has translation MTAVKIIKVLGTSDESWERAAENAVEQASNTVENISGIEVEDWTANVENGTVTNYKATVEIAFPVKESGE, from the coding sequence ATGACTGCTGTCAAGATCATCAAAGTGCTGGGTACCTCCGACGAGTCCTGGGAACGCGCGGCCGAGAACGCCGTCGAACAGGCGAGCAACACCGTCGAGAACATCAGCGGGATAGAGGTGGAGGACTGGACCGCGAACGTGGAGAACGGGACCGTCACCAACTACAAGGCGACCGTGGAGATCGCGTTCCCGGTGAAGGAGTCCGGGGAGTGA
- the rpl12p gene encoding 50S ribosomal protein P1 has product MEYVYAALILNETGEELNEENITGVLEAAGVDVEESRVKALVAALEDVDIEEAVEQAAAAPAAGAAPAGGPAEADEAEAEEADEEPEAEAEDEDDDEEEEASGEGLGDLFG; this is encoded by the coding sequence ATGGAGTACGTTTACGCAGCACTCATCCTGAACGAGACTGGTGAAGAGCTCAACGAAGAAAACATCACTGGCGTCCTCGAGGCCGCCGGTGTCGATGTCGAGGAGTCCCGCGTCAAGGCGCTCGTCGCCGCGCTCGAGGACGTCGACATCGAGGAGGCCGTCGAACAGGCCGCCGCCGCACCCGCCGCGGGCGCCGCGCCCGCCGGTGGTCCCGCGGAGGCCGACGAGGCCGAAGCGGAGGAAGCCGACGAGGAACCCGAAGCGGAAGCAGAGGACGAGGACGACGACGAGGAAGAAGAGGCCAGCGGCGAAGGTCTCGGCGACCTCTTCGGCTAA
- a CDS encoding 50S ribosomal protein L10 encodes MSAEERTTDHIPEWKQEEVGALVDLLEQYDSVGVVSVTGIPSKQLQDMRRGLHGSAALRMSRNTLLVRALEEVDDGLEELTQYISGEVGLVATNDNPFGLFKQLEASKTPAPINAGEVAPNDIVIPEGDTGIDPGPFVGELQTIGANARIQEGSIQVLEDSVVTEEGETVSTDVANVLAELGIEPKEVGLDLRGVFSEGVLFTPDELEIDVEEYRADIQSAVASARNLSINAEYPTAQTVGALLAKGSGEAKSLGLQAAIESPDLAEDLVSKADAQVRALAAQIDDDEALPEELRDIEAPAAPAEGDSDEEEAQSDKEETESEADADDSDDDDGDSGAEGLGEMFG; translated from the coding sequence ATGTCCGCAGAAGAGCGCACGACGGACCACATCCCCGAGTGGAAACAGGAAGAGGTCGGCGCGCTCGTCGACCTCCTCGAACAGTACGACAGCGTGGGTGTCGTGAGCGTCACGGGCATCCCAAGCAAGCAGCTCCAGGACATGCGCCGCGGCCTCCACGGCTCGGCGGCCCTGCGCATGAGCCGCAACACGCTGCTCGTTCGCGCGCTCGAAGAGGTCGACGACGGCCTCGAAGAGCTCACCCAGTACATCTCGGGTGAGGTCGGACTGGTCGCCACGAACGACAACCCGTTCGGGCTGTTCAAGCAGCTCGAGGCGTCGAAGACGCCGGCACCGATCAACGCCGGCGAGGTCGCCCCGAACGACATCGTCATCCCAGAGGGTGACACGGGCATCGACCCGGGTCCGTTCGTCGGCGAACTCCAGACCATCGGCGCGAACGCGCGCATCCAGGAGGGCTCCATCCAGGTGCTCGAGGACTCCGTCGTCACCGAGGAAGGTGAGACGGTGTCCACGGACGTGGCCAACGTCCTCGCGGAACTCGGCATCGAGCCGAAGGAAGTCGGCCTCGACCTGCGCGGCGTCTTCTCCGAGGGCGTCCTGTTCACGCCAGACGAACTGGAGATCGACGTCGAGGAGTACCGCGCGGACATCCAGTCCGCTGTGGCCTCGGCCCGCAACCTCTCGATCAACGCGGAGTACCCGACGGCGCAGACCGTCGGCGCGCTGCTCGCGAAGGGCAGCGGCGAGGCGAAGAGCCTCGGCCTCCAGGCGGCCATCGAGAGCCCGGACCTCGCCGAGGACCTCGTCAGCAAGGCGGACGCGCAGGTTCGCGCGCTCGCCGCGCAGATCGACGACGACGAGGCGCTCCCGGAGGAGCTCCGCGATATCGAAGCGCCCGCTGCGCCCGCTGAGGGCGACAGCGACGAGGAGGAAGCACAGAGCGACAAAGAAGAAACTGAATCCGAGGCAGACGCCGACGACTCCGACGACGACGACGGAGACTCCGGCGCCGAAGGCCTCGGGGAGATGTTCGGATAA